GAGAAGTAGATCCTAAAGCTGCCTGCTTGACTGTGTTGCAGAAGAAGGCCATCCTCCTATGATCTGGCCAAGCTACTATACTgtattgccagcagatccagagaggtgattctgccactttcctctgatctgaggagacctcacctggagtactgtgtacaggtctggagccctcaatacaggaaagacatggatctgatgaaaagggtccagaggagggccacaaaaatgatcaggggttaggagcacctctgctatgaggacaggctgagggagttgggggtgttcttagggagacctaagagcagcctgccagtacctgaagggggcctacaggaaggatggggagagactgtttgcaaaggcctgcagggacaggaggagggacaggaCGAGAgtagagcagatttagattggatgttaggaacaagttctttactgtgagggtggtggaacactggaagaggttgcgcagggaggtggttgaggctccttccctggagatattcaaggtgaggctggacgaggccctgggcaacctgatctagttggggatgtccctgctgactgcagggaggtcagactggatgacctttggtggtcccttccaacctgaaccattctttgattctatgatgttgcCCAACCTACATTAAAACTGAAGGGCAGGATCCAAACGAGGACTTTTCTGACTAATCTATCTACCTATGTAATTCAAGAAAGCTTATATGTTATTTATCATCTCCATCAGATATGCTGTCAGAGGCAGCATTCTCACCAAACCCAGTATCTATTTGGGAGCTGGAACTCCCAAGCATGAGATGTTCCCTGCTGTGTTTACACCTACCTAGGTATAAGaatgcctgcctgcctgctgcacagctgagcacagcgTGCTGAGGAGTGTTTGAGCAGTGTTAGTGCAATGCTTTGGAAGTCCAGAAACAAAGCTACTATGATAATGTCAAGCATTACTTTGCTAGGCCCTTTGCATCCCAGCTGTGCAGTCTGAGAATGTGGTGTTACTGAGTGTGGATAAATACAGTGCATTGCAGTTTCATTCCTGCACAAGTACTGCTTTTCATCTCCATGAAGGTGGCAGCTTTGTGACGCTCGTGGCTGGTGCTGCCAACAGTCAGATGGAGCCAGATGGAGTTTAGAATCTCTAGGTCTAAAAACCTCCAGAACCTCCTGTCTGCTAAAAGATCCAGCAGGGTTACTTCAAGCTGCTAGCAGATTCACAAATCTCTCCAGGGCTGTTTGCCCCAAGGAGGTTCACTGGTGGAAACACTAAGTAAACCAAGAACTGTGTTTGCAGTGGGTTAAACGATTTCCCTACCAGAATGTGTGAGTTTCCTAAGCCAAGGGAAGGAAGCATTAAGAGGTCAGACAATGGCAAGTACAGAATTGGGCTTAAAACATCATTTTTACTGGGTCCAGGATGAATTGTTTGAACTGCACACTAGGTGGTGTGCTTGGCTTACACTCTCAAAGCATGAAGTCAGTCAGGAGGCACACTGAACTTAATTTAAATCACTCATAGCTGTAAAAAGTCAaagcacaaaataaaaagagtggttgtttttttattaaaagcaaaatactgcaaaaaaaaatattgcatttAACCACTTCTGGTACCAGACATTTGAAAGATAACTTGGTAAAGATTTTTGAGCAAGCATTTTAAACATTCCTCATGAAATACTAAAAAATCCTGAAACTTTTGTTTTTGTGAGGAGAgcttgagggagctgaggtctCTTTAGCTttgagaggaggagactaagggtgacctcattgctgttgatgaCGATGTgtagggtgagtgccaagaggctggagccaggctctgctgggtgatgctcaatgacagcacaaggggcagtggtggaagttgaggcagaggaagttccatatgaacaggaggaagaattatttcactgtgaggatgacagaacactggaagaggctgcccaggggggttgtggagtcttcctctctggagatattcaaaacccacctggatgtgttcctgtatgatctgctctagatgatcctgctctggcaggggggtggggctGGATGATGGTTTTGaaatcccttccatcccctaacattctgtgattctgtgattcctaccCCTTCTAGGGATTTCATCTTATTAGCCTATACCTGACCCAGATTGTGGGCTTTTATAAGCCAGAGTGCTTTCTGACCTTAAAACCACTGTATACATGCAGtaatttttcatctgttttaatttatttgataCACTCTATTCTATTTGGTATAAAAAATGTACACATAAGGATATGGAACAATAGTAACATCAGAATCTACTGTGAGTTGAGCAAGGTAGGAGATCAGGTCACAGATACAAGAATATGAGGCCTGAAGTCTGAGTTTTTTACTTCCTGTTCTTGCTCTGCAGCTACTTGCCTTGTGATTTGATCACGTCAGTTATGGTTTCCAAAGTTCAGGCTTTCCTGTTGGCACTGAGCCCTTTGACACCAAGCATCCAGCTTCTGTGAAATTTCCAAACCCTTGGAGAACGATCTAATGTGAattgctactgctgctggtcTAGCACTGGGGAATGTGCTGGCTACTCTGATCCAATtaaaaccttctttttttttttttttttttctgcaatttaAGAATGAAGGACCAGGGATGATGTGAAATCTGTAGAAACCTACTGGATTCAATGTAAACTGGTTAGAATTTCAGTTTCCAGACCATAATGCTTCTTTTGCACTGTGATTGATTTTTCAGCTAGGTTGGTAGAAATGTTTCAGTATAGAAATATTTATATTGCCTTATGAATCTGAAGAATTGGTCTggagaaaggaataaaatgtAGTTACATGTAAAAGAAATGTGGGTATAAAGGGCACAATgctattttcattaataaaaaaGCTGGATCTATGGCatccagcttcaatccactcTCAaggataccaaactgggaggtttGGATGAgtcacctgaaggctgtgcagccattcagagACATGGACAgagtgagagctgggcagagaggaatctaaggaggttcaacaaggataagggcatagtcctgcatctgggaaggaagaataaactgcagcagtacaggctgggaggtgatctgctggagagcagccctggggagaaggacctgggagttctggtggacagcaagttttccatgggacagcaatgtgccctggtggccaagaaggccaatggggtcctggggtgcattcagaggagtgtgtccagcagatccagggaggttctcctccccctctactctgccctggtgagacctcacctggaatattgcatccagttctgggctccccagttcaagaggcacAGGGATGTACttgaagagagtccagcagagggctataAGGataatgaagggactggagcactgcctgatgaggagaggctgagagccctggggctgtttagtccggagaggagaagacagagaggagatttaataaatgtctataaatgtctgagggctggagacaggctctgctcagttgcaccctgtgacaggacaatgggtaatggatataaactgcagcacaggaggttccacctcaacatgaggaggaacctcttcactgtgagggtcacagggCTTTGGAACAGGAGCCCCAGacagtttgtggagtctccttctctgcagagtttcaagacccatctggatgtgctcctgtgtgacctctgttagattctatggtcctcttctgccagggaggttggacttgatgatctgcaggaggtcccttccaacccctaacatcctgtgatcatgtGAAACATGGGAGTGGCCTGAGTTTACATAAAAGGAATGGCAAGCCCCTTAATGAGTAAGAATAACAAAAAATGTAATTCTAAAAACAAATTCTAGAAGTTATTTAAGGATAAAgtagctaaaaaaaaaccaaaacaacaaaacccaaaaaaccaacaacaaaacaggaaGCTCTTAATGGCCTTGAGAAGCTGTGCAGTATCTGTCAGCTCAGGGCTAGGTCACTGAATTTCTCCAACAAATTCTTGGTAGAATCTGTCCCACCATATATTCTGCCTctgttttgctctgtgtttggcatctgcctctctgctgtatCTGCCCAGGCAGATAGGTGCCCAGTGGCAATGTCCGAATGACACAATGATCAcaccataaagatgatcagctGCAGGAAGAACTCTTCCAAGGACAGTGGAACCAGTCTTCGCTTCCAGGAACCTCTAATCAAGGCAGCAAACCCCTATGCAAAACCTGCCATAATTTTGTCCCCACTATGTAGATTTACTGGGAAATTTTACAGTCCATGCTGCATAGAGCAGCCCCAAACCTTGTAACTCTTTCTTTTAAGTTCAAGATCGAGACATCTAGACTAGCAATGATAAATGGATCAGCCAGTTCTGTGTGAACACTAAATCCTGGACAAGGAAGGGTGCTGTAGAGCAGATGCTTCActacagagaaacaaaatgaCAGAAATACATTAATTTGCAAAGTTCTTTCATGCAACTTGGGACACCTTAGCTGGATGGTAATTTCTTAAATATGCTTAGAAACCATccagaaggcagagcagaggaacacaGGTTCTCTGTACTCTGAGAATTAAGATTGCTTAGTGGTTTATTGATTATCTTCATAGCTGCCAAATGGGAATAGGTACAAGAAATATTAAATCTTCCTATTGTGAATATAACTTGATGCAGTTTCAAGCATAAGTGTTCAGTCCCAGTTCTCTAGACATCCTCATTTGGCTTgaggtggctctgggcaacctgctgtagtgtgaggtgtccctgcccatggcaggggagttgaaactggatgagccttgaggtccctctaaccctcacaattctatgattctacccgGAGAAGTGATGTGCAGCACATGCCTTCAACCCTTGTTCTTCAGGTGTCGCTGGTTGTCAATGTTGCCAGTGAGTGTGGGTACACAGAGAGCCACTACAAGGCCTTACAGCAGTTGCAGCGAGACCTGGGCCCCTACCACTTCAACGTGCTGGCATTCCCATGCAATCAGTTTGGGCAGCAAGAGCCAGACACCAACAAAGAAATCGAGAGCTTTGCACGCAAGACCTACGGTGCCTCCTTCCCTATGTTCAGCAAGGTTGCAGTCAGCGGAGCTGCTGCCATTCCAGCCTTCAAGTACTTAATTGGTGAGTAATGTGCACTGCAGGGTTCTTCCCTCACTGCAGAATCCCtctgacacagaaaaaaaagatacctGTGCAGAACTGTCAGGCTCAAAGAGGCCAGAAGCCATATAGTCCATCCTCCTGCACCAGGCAGGATTTTTCTCTGGATTGCCCCTGACAGCTTTGTCTAACCCTCTggaaagacctccagggacgaAGATGCAAATGCCCTGTAAAAACTGATGTAGTAAACCTCTACATGGAACACAGGTCTTGAAACATTCTCCTGTATGCATGCAATACCTACCCCTAATCTTCATTCACTGTGGTCTTGTAAGTGTTTCTCCTGTGACACTGCTGTGGCAGGCTGGACTTAAAAGATtcatatctgagggctgggtgtcaggaagaaaggcacagcctctgctcacttgcaccctgtgataggacaaggggcaatggatataaactacagcacaggaggttccacctcaacatgaggaggaacttcttcactctgagggtcccagagcactggaacaggctctccagagaggttgtggagtctccttctctggagacattcaagccctgtctggatttgttcctgtatgacctgctctAGATTCTacgctcctgctctggcaaggatttggactcaaagatctcctgaggtcccttccaacccctaacatcctgtggccCTGTAATTTCAAGAGCTGTAGGATAAGAGGAAGCACAGCACCTAATTTATTTcaacaatgaaaaaataaaatcactcagAGACATCCTTGAATCCTCCTTTCCTCATCCCTTCCCAAGCATTGGCATAGCCATACTGTACAGTTCCTCCAGGTCCAACCTTCATTATAGCTAGTACTGAGACCTGGTTCTGTGCTGGTTCTTAGCAGGCAGCTGATAAAATACGCTGCAAGGAAGGAGATTGTCTATCAGGGCACTCCTTCTTGTGCACTGGGTGAATGCTTTAAATACCATTTCAATGCTGAACTGTCAGTCTTGTTGCAAGGTGAAGGAAATGCCTTTCTGCAGTGATACAGAGTGGCATGGCATCACCTGAGCCACATTCTGCAGGGACCAtatcactgctgcttctctccagcactACAATGTTCTCCCACACAATTACTAAATTTAAAGGAGTCTTGGTACTACTTTTGACTAGCCTAAagacatctctctctctgctagCCAAACTTCCCTCTAAccctcttcacagaatcacagaattgtcagggttggaagggacctcaaagatcatttagctccaacccccctgccatgggcagagatactttccactagatcaggttgcccacatccagcctggccttaaaaacttagTTAAAACTTCACATCcttccatttctgttttgaTCAGCAGGATTATTACTGCAATCATGGCACATGGAGCTTGCAAACTTTGTGTTTCCCTATTGGTCCCTaggcagaggcaggctgctggaggcaggataTTTACATAGcattgtggtagtttcaggctatgcctagaaaaatttccacagatcttgagaaagtagtagaatgtaaataaatcactattgggtataaaaaggaaaataatgataagttctaaacaatcccattggagagataacaGACAAAACTTAGATCTATAACTATCTCTCTTTCAGCTTCCTCACTGTGGCAGACACTAACTtgtttctgcttggctttgctgaccttggctgtgttcttttttgtttctgagtGTCTAaaataactctctgctctttctcttgtccctttgtgtccaggggagtaagaaggggagcagggaagaggaagctcccctgttttttggccagggggggtttcttgtgctgtttataaattgtaaatacctgtaaatactgtaaatccAGTATACTcagtacatattcattgcatttcattgtagattgtagttttgcttgtaaatatagcttcagttgcttccaactgggctggttTGGCAAATTTAACGTtgggaggaattttcaacccaccacaagcaTAACGACAAGACAGGCAATAGTGTAGGCCTGGCTGTGTCTAGAGGATACTTTGAAATACCTTTGATTCCTGATGCCATTTTGCCTAGCATCTCACTAATGGAAGAAGATGATAACGTGCCTGTTGCAGCTGTACTTGGGCAATTAGTGGGGTTGAGGCTCCTGGTCTGATTGAAAGCCATGGACATTTTGTTGGTCATCTAGCACAGTAGTAAAGGGTAAAGAATGTGACTCATATAAAATGTGTAGCTGAGGGTTAGGAGGAAAGCTCCTGGAACAATTTCCTTTGCTAATTCATTGTCAAGCATTTCCTGAAACATTCCTCTGAAACAGGTGGTACTGGGTGCATCTGGAGGAAAACTTCTAGACACACATGCAGACCACGAGTCCTGGTACAGCCACATTGTTCTGCCAGATTCCATTCCTCTAATAATTTTCAACTCTTTCAAATTTATCTGTGTGgcacagccacacacacacatacacacacacacacactttaaaCTGATTATGGTGCTTtctcctgtctgtctgtctcaaTCTGGACTGTTCCCATTAGTCTCCAAGGGACAACTATCTAGTTAAAGCCCCCTGTTTGCCAGAAAATTAATCTTATTATTCAGTCTGAACTCCCTCTTAATTTTACAttccttcttcctctgaaaATGTAGTCATCAAATTGAAATGAACAAATGTCAGAAATTGGCTaatgtggttttcttttctaaGGTTCcccattgttttttttctttccccctgtaGATTCTACAGGAGAAGAACCAACCTGGAACTTCTGGAAATATCTGGTGGACCCCAATGGGAAAGTAGTAAAGGCCTGGGACTCTACTGTCTCTGTTGAAGAAATAAGACCTTATGTTACAGAACTTGTAAGGAAAATCATCCTGAAGAGAAAGGATGAATTATGATTTTCAAAAATCCCAGCATGCCAATTACTTCTGTGTTGAGAATCAGAGCAGGGGTTTGTATTTTCACATTCCAAAGGAGCATATGTGGGGAAGGGAAATGATGACCTGTGGAATTTACATTCATCACCCAAAGTATGTAGAAACAAGCAAGCTGTCATGGTCAGaaaaatttcatttcttttctccaaCTGAATAAAATGTGACCTTTGTAGGAAAGAAGAACTCCTTAGCAATTGTTTCTTTCCAAGTTCAAATTGTTCGTTGTTGGCAACACTGTGTGAAGTCAGCTCAGCAGCTGTAGGAGGAAGGTTCAGAAAAGGGGGGGAATCTCACTGCTTGAATTAAGACAGATGCTGGGAAGAGGGCCCAACCAGATATCTTCAAGCCAGGCAGATTCCATAGATGTCTTTCTGGCTACCAAGGCCAAATATATTTAACTTCATCTGACTCCAAAGTCAGTTAAGAAGGGCGTGGAGAAAAACCATCTATAAAACTTCAACGAAAGAAATGTGAAGGCCAAGAACCTGTAAAAGTTCTCCAAACACTAGGAGAAGAGTTTCTGCATTGTCACACCTATTTTAAAAGCCACTGAAGATCTCAGGACCAGAGCCTGTATGAAATGGCTATTTCTTCTGTTAGCATTTTGCATGGGAAGAATTAGCCTCGCCTCATAAAACAGATGTTAAATGTATTATTCCCTTTATAACACCACCCACTTCTGCTGCATGTACAGACAAACACCATGGAATCAACATTTTTcagtggaaataatttttttcaagtgtttAATTGTTACATTATTTAATAGCACATTTATATCACTAATATGGCATGGCACCTTTTCCAAAGGTATCACTCAGGCATCTCCTCAGATTCCAGACTGCACAACTTCTTAGTTCACATTAAAAGAATACCACTAACAATTacagcctcactgctctttgACAGAAACCCTTTTTGAATCTTGTCAGCAAGAACTCTTGTTATCTCAACACCGCCACAGTGCACAGGTCCCCTGCTCTTAACCCTGGGATGCTTTAAGAGGAGTCTGGTCTTGTCCAGTTGCAGTATTGTTGATAAGTGGAagctttccccccctttcctaatgcttttaaaagcagcacaaaCAATATTTGCCCATATTGTTGTCAGTGCCTGAGTGTACAAATAAACCCTGGTAAGAGCTTTTTCCAATTCATCACTGCCATTATAGCTCATCAGTACCAAACAGGCTCTAGTTGAAATCAAAGGCAAGTATCATGGTGTGCACTGGCTTGCAGaacaagagagggaagaagagtaCTGAGGAACTATTGGAAATAAAAGCACTGACCCCCAGAGTACACTCTAGTTCCCATACCTGAAGAGCTGCTGTCTCCTGAAGTCTTGGACTTATTCTGTGGAATAGTATAAGGAAGTAAGAGCTAGAGGTATTCTAGGCTTTGTAGAAAGAACCTGAAGGATAGTAACAgaagtagaaggaaaaaaaaaaaaaagaaaaaaaggaaaaaaacagtgatAAAGTAAGAAGgtagaaaggaaataaaaagacagtttgcAGCCAAGGAATCTTTGGGACAAACAGGGCCTGGAAGCGTTCAGGACATACTGACGCTAATGAGTATGTTCCAAGCTATAGCAGCTACTTGCAGTGTAACTTGAGAATGAAGGGAATTGGTGCTTGTGGCAGTGAATATGTCtgcattttcctcttctgctggcGAGGAAAGTGTACTCCAGACTCCATTCACCCCTTTAGTCTGCTCCTACATGAATCACTCTAAGACAATGGTTACCAAGGATATCACAAAGAAAGGGGAAATCAGGCCCAGATGATCCTGTGCTGCTACAGAGAACTCAGCTACTAGAAAAGGAGTCCTTTTATTGCTCTGTTGGCTGCTCCACATTTCTTTCTCTATTGATACTATTGATACTCTATTGATACTCTATTGATACTCTATTGATACAGTGTGCTGTTAGTAAGTGCTGCACAGCTTAAAAAGCTCTCCTTAGAAAATATGCTTCTATTTTATAACCAAAACATGGGTGAGCCCCGAACATGGTTTGCCAGACATTTTAATCCCTCTCTATTTCAATTTTGGGCATCCAGCATCAAACAGAACTCTGACTTTACACAGATATCATCTTGCATTCTCTGTTAGGCAAATTTGAGAAGTCTAAAAACACACCATGGCTGTGATCGGTTGGAAAGGGTTCATACTCCATGGACAAATACTGTTTGTACTGTTTTAAAAGGCATTATGAAGCACAGAAAAGCTTTCACTCGTGAACAATACTGCAACTGGACAAGATTAGATCCTTCTTAAACCACCCTGAGGTCAAGAGCCTCAGGGGACCTGTATGTAATGTTTTTGTTGAGATAAAAGGAGTTCCTGCTGACAAgatttttaaagtgtttatGACTAACAATGTTATTATTTTAGTGTGAGCTAAGAAGTTGTGCAGTCTGAAGGCTGAGCAGATGCTGGAGTGCTACAGAGAAATAGCTGTTAGAATTGGTGCTCTCACCAGTATGGCCATTCAAAGAGAACTAAGATAAATATTATGCATGCAAGCTCTGAAACAACAACAGAATTGAGCATGATATCAAGCAGGTAACTACTCTCTCTGAAgttaacagaaatattttcatgatTAAGTTGAGCATATGACACATTCTGTCTTTTGTTGCACTGCAATCAGTTTGCTGACCAAATGCTTTGGTGTTTTCATCAGTTAGAGAGTAAAGGTAAACGTTCTCCACTGTAGATAAATTCAGATCTAGTCATGCTATAAATACTTCATCACCTCCTGCTCAGGAAAATTGCAAATCAAATTGCACAGGGTTGAATTTGTCTGTTGAGATGCTACAGACAGCATGCAGAGATCAGTAATTACATTTTTGGCTCATGAGTTCCAACACTGTTTTCATCTGACAGGGATCTTCCCTACAGCAAGTCCCCAAAACTGTaaagcagctctgaaaacaTCGCATGAGACTATTTCCTTTGTAGCTTGTCTacttcacagggaaaacaacGGTGTGCACGAACAAATGAGAATGTTTGTGTGCGTGCAGATATTATCTTGATCATTTAACTCTTCATCTCTTATGGTT
This genomic interval from Indicator indicator isolate 239-I01 chromosome 10, UM_Iind_1.1, whole genome shotgun sequence contains the following:
- the GPX7 gene encoding glutathione peroxidase 7, with product MLDPEGSVEHQPSSAFPRALLIPLAMLLAIAALLLLAFSATQQKEPDFYTFKVVNIRGKLVSLEKYRGSVSLVVNVASECGYTESHYKALQQLQRDLGPYHFNVLAFPCNQFGQQEPDTNKEIESFARKTYGASFPMFSKVAVSGAAAIPAFKYLIDSTGEEPTWNFWKYLVDPNGKVVKAWDSTVSVEEIRPYVTELVRKIILKRKDEL